A region from the Candidatus Electrothrix scaldis genome encodes:
- a CDS encoding DUF4157 domain-containing protein — translation MKDYRAKEQKARKATPAAVRQKKCQGRGCALVGPNHEKLSTLQRMIAEGTPHPLQRNPMPEPDEEELVQRKENKTGMPDEVKQRAESTLNSDFSDVRIHANSAKAPEVGALAYTQGTNIHFAPGTYNPNSNSGRSLLGHELTHVVQQAQGRVQPTTTVAGVPVNDNPALEQEADKLGRKI, via the coding sequence ATGAAAGACTACAGAGCAAAAGAACAAAAAGCCAGGAAAGCAACTCCGGCAGCAGTGCGGCAAAAAAAATGTCAAGGAAGAGGCTGCGCCCTGGTAGGGCCCAACCATGAAAAACTAAGTACCCTGCAACGGATGATAGCAGAAGGCACGCCCCACCCCTTGCAGCGGAACCCCATGCCCGAGCCAGATGAGGAAGAACTGGTCCAGCGAAAGGAAAACAAGACCGGCATGCCGGATGAGGTCAAACAACGGGCAGAGAGCACCCTGAATTCGGATTTTTCCGATGTCCGCATTCACGCCAACTCGGCAAAGGCCCCGGAGGTGGGGGCATTAGCCTATACCCAGGGCACGAATATTCACTTTGCACCCGGCACATATAACCCCAATTCCAACTCAGGTCGCAGTCTCCTGGGTCATGAATTGACCCATGTGGTCCAGCAGGCCCAGGGGCGGGTCCAACCCACCACCACTGTGGCCGGGGTCCCGGTGAATGATAATCCTGCACTGGAACAGGAGGCCGATAAGCTTGGTAGAAAAATTTGA
- a CDS encoding ATP-binding protein, with amino-acid sequence MQKTNQQLKKVHSYFLGMLPLVLAPEVLDEVENIRVWLEHHATIMEDWGLSKSLKPGFRSLFYGPPGTGKTLTASLLGQSVGADVYRIDLSMVVSKYIGETEKNLANVFDQAENKKWILFFDEADALFGKRTQTSSSNDRHANQEVSYLLQRVEDFPGTVILATNLKANIDEAFARRFQSVIYFPLPEPDLRLRLWQNVLGEKCRLAEDVDLPELAEKYTLAGGAILNVVRYGAIRAMQHPDRVITGRDLLKGIAREMQKEGKTL; translated from the coding sequence TTGCAAAAAACAAATCAGCAGTTAAAAAAAGTACATTCCTACTTTTTGGGAATGCTCCCCCTGGTCCTGGCCCCGGAAGTTCTGGACGAGGTGGAGAACATCCGGGTCTGGTTGGAACATCATGCAACCATTATGGAGGATTGGGGACTGAGCAAATCCCTGAAACCGGGTTTTCGCAGCCTGTTTTACGGTCCACCCGGCACCGGCAAGACCTTGACCGCCTCTTTGTTGGGACAGTCTGTGGGTGCGGACGTTTACCGGATTGATCTCTCTATGGTGGTGTCCAAGTACATCGGGGAAACAGAAAAGAACCTGGCCAATGTCTTTGATCAGGCAGAGAATAAAAAATGGATCCTCTTTTTCGATGAGGCTGATGCCCTGTTCGGCAAACGGACCCAGACCAGCAGCTCCAATGATCGCCATGCCAATCAGGAGGTCTCCTATCTCCTCCAGCGGGTGGAGGATTTCCCCGGCACGGTGATCCTGGCCACCAACCTCAAGGCCAATATTGATGAGGCCTTTGCCCGTCGTTTTCAGTCGGTGATCTACTTTCCTTTGCCGGAACCCGACCTGCGCCTGCGGCTGTGGCAGAACGTGCTGGGCGAGAAATGCCGCCTGGCTGAGGATGTGGACTTACCGGAACTGGCTGAAAAATACACCCTGGCTGGTGGCGCTATCCTTAATGTGGTGCGATACGGGGCCATCCGGGCTATGCAGCACCCGGACCGGGTGATTACAGGGCGGGATCTCTTAAAAGGGATCGCGCGGGAGATGCAGAAGGAGGGGAAAACCTTGTAG